Below is a genomic region from Staphylococcus carnosus.
TGTACTCTGCATTATCATATTCAGCTGCAAAGTTAGCTAAACGTTCTGCAAAAGGCACATCAGAAATATCGCGTGTATTTTGGATGAATTGTACACTTGGAGAGTCACCTTCAACTGATTCTTCGAACATTGATACTAATGGTGTTACACCAATACCTGAACCTAAGAAAAGTTGTGGTTTGCTTTCTTCATGTAATCTAAACGCACCTACAGGAGCAGTTAGATTAATGTCATCTCCAACTTTGAATTCATCGTGAAGAATAGTAGAAACTTCACCTTCATTATCTTTTGTTACATCGCGTTTTACTGCAAATGTAAGTGTATCTTTATCTCCGCCAACGATTGAATAGTGACGTTTTGCTCTGTATGGCAATTTTTCACTACTTACATCAACAGTGATATATTGACCTGGAATAAATTGACTTAAATCATATTCATCTGAAGAAACCGTAAATGCTTTAATATCAGATGCTACATTTTCGATATTTGTAAGTTTAAATGGTTGGAAACCGTCCCATAACATGTTGTCATACATTTCTTTTTCTACATCGATGAATACATTCGCAATTTCCCAATAAGCATTAATCCAAGCTTGAATAATCGGATCTTCTTCATCTAAACTTAAAACTTCCATAATAGCAGCGATTAAATTATCTCCAACAATTTTATATCCAGCTGGAGGTACTTGTAATGCACAGTGTTTATAAGCAATTTCTCTGACAACAGGCATAATTGAACCTAAGTTTTCAATATTTGCTGCTGCAGCTAATACAGTTTGTGCTAAGGCAGTTGATTGCAAACCTTTTTTCTGGTTGGTTTGGTTAAACATGTTACGCAATTCAGGATGTTCGTTGAACATTCTATTATAGAAGAATGACGTAATTTCAACACCTTTATCTTGTAACACTGGTACTGTTTGTTTGATAATATCTTTTTCTTGTTCAGTTAACATTTAACTTCACTCCCTCTTCGACTCAAATTAATCATAATACTGTTTTGTCGAATTATAAACATTTAAATCTCAAGTTCACACAATAGTCAAAAACATCAACAATTTTAGACACAAATCTATTACTTTTTATATACATTTGTCTAATTTTAAAACATTGACCTTAATATAGTTGATTGTTTACGATATCTAAAATTCTCAAACCTCCTCTCATCACTAGGATTACGACTTCAAAAAATTTTACGTGTTTTTAATCTAATTTTCATAATTATCATTTAATATTGTATGTATCATAAAGATTAGGTCCATAGTATGATGTGACTTAATCAATAAATCGTTATAGTATAAGTATGAACTAATACGTAAGCCATAAATTCGGAGGTCGATAAAAATGCACAAATTGTTACAGTCTTTATCAGCACTTGGTGTTTCAGCAACACTTGTTACACCGAATTTGAATGCTGAAGCTACTGACAACTCTGTACCTGAATTAAAAGGCGTTGAAGATGCTATCATTCAAAAAGGTGAAAATTACAACTTATTGAATGGAGTCAGTGCTTTTGATAAAGAAGACGGCGATTTAACTGATCAGATTAAAGTCAAAGGAAATATTGATACTAATAAAATCGGTAAATATAAAGTTGAATATCAAGTAATTGACTCAAATGGAGCGAAAGAAATTTCAGAACGTTACATAGAAGTCAAATAATAAGAATAAAAATTTAATAATGGTTTGTTATATTTGTTTTTTGGCGCTATCGCTTACACCCCTTAATTGATAAGGATTCTCAACTATAGCGTCTATTTTTGTGTGAATTGCAATTTATGTCAGTATTCACAAAATGGACACATAATTTTAACAAATCTGTGAAAGCCCGTCAGTCCTAGTGTCTATTGGGCTTTCTTTTATTTTTTCAAAAAAAGTTTCCTTCACCCACTTGTAAATATCACGTAATATCTTAAAATTATTGTTAAGCCCTACAATTGTAGTATTAGGAGGTCAATAAAGTGTCAAAAATCAAGTCTTTGCTTCTATTGTTTGGCTCGTTGATTTTACTCAGCGGTTGTCAAAATATGGAAGTACTTAACCCAAAAGGGCCAATGGCAAGTAGTTTAAAATGGCTGATTATTTATTCAATCATTTTCATGCTTGTTATTGTTGGTGTTGTGTTTGTACTATTTGCTGTATTTTCTTATAAATACCGTTATTCAAATACCACTGAATCAGGCAAAATTCATCACAGCACATTGTTAGAAACTATTTGGTTTATCGTACCATTCATTATTTTATTTGCTTTGGCTATACCAACAGTCAAAACATTATATGATTACGAAAAACCGCCTGCTAGCGACAAAGACCCAGTCGTTGTTTATGCAACAAGTGCAGGTTTCAAATGGTTCTTTGCTTATCCAGAGCAAAAAATTGAAACGGTGAATCATTTAACGATTCCAAAAGATCGTCCAGTAGTATTCAAATTGCAATCTATGGATACTATGACAAGTTTCTGGATTCCGCAACTTGGCGGTCAAAAATATGCTATGACAGCGATGACTATGCAATGGACTTTAGAAGGTGACAAAGAAGGTACATACCGTGGACGTAACTCTAACTTCAACGGTGAAGGCTTTGCTCGTCAAACTTTCCCTGTTCATGTTGTAAACAACTCTGAGTTTAACAAATGGGTAGATAAAGCTAAGAAAAAAGAAGTTCTTAAACAAGATACTTTCGATAAACAACTTTTACCTACAACTAAAAACCAAGAGTTGACATTCAGCGGTACACACATGGCATTTGTAGACCCAGCTGCTGATCCGGAATATATCTTCTATGCTTATAAACGTTTCCACTACACACCAAAAGATCCTAACTTCTATGATGAAAAAGAAGGCGTTTTAAGCAAACCAGATGCAAAATATCCAGCAAGAAAACCTCATGTCACTAATGTGATGTACACACGTCATGGTATGAAAGAAATGATTTTACCAAACAACAAACCATATGATAACGAATTCAAGAAAGAAGAATCTCATAATATGGACGAAATGGAAAAAGCTCATAAAGATGCAAAAGATAAAAAAGCATCTGAGTTAGAAAAGAAAAATGATGGAGGTGAACATTAATGAATTTCCCATGGAATGAATTACTCTTTCACGGTAACTGGATGATTACAATGGCGCAAATTGGTGCTCCTTTCCTAGTTATTGGTGTCATCGCAGTAATCACATACTTTAAATTGTGGAAATATCTGTACAAAGAGTGGTTTACAACTATTGACCATAAGAAAATTGGTATCATGTACCTGCTTTGTGCAATCTTAATGTTCGTCCGCGGTGGTATTGATGCGTTATTAATGCGTACTCAATTAACTATTCCAAACAATACGTTCTTGGAAGCAAACCACTACAACGAAATTTTCACAACACACGGTGTTATCATGATTATCTTCATGGCAATGCCTTTCATCTTCGGTTTATGGAATGCAGTTGTTCCATTGCAAATCGGAGCACGTGACGTAGCCTTCCCTGTTATGAACAATATCAGTTTCTGGTTGTTCGCAGGCGCAATGTTATTATTCAACCTTTCATTTATCGTCGGTGGTTCACCTGCTGCAGGTTGGACAAACTATGCACCACTTGCTGGTGAGTTCAGTCCTGGTCCTGGTGTCAACTACTACTTACTTGCGATTCAAATCTCAGGTATCGGTACGTTAATGACTGGTATTAACTTCTTTGTAACGATTTTAAGATGTAAATCACCAACAATGAAGTTTATGGAAATGCCAATGTTCACAGTGACAACATTCATCACTGCTTTAATCGTAATCTTGATATTCCCAGTGTTCACA
It encodes:
- a CDS encoding globin domain-containing protein encodes the protein MLTEQEKDIIKQTVPVLQDKGVEITSFFYNRMFNEHPELRNMFNQTNQKKGLQSTALAQTVLAAAANIENLGSIMPVVREIAYKHCALQVPPAGYKIVGDNLIAAIMEVLSLDEEDPIIQAWINAYWEIANVFIDVEKEMYDNMLWDGFQPFKLTNIENVASDIKAFTVSSDEYDLSQFIPGQYITVDVSSEKLPYRAKRHYSIVGGDKDTLTFAVKRDVTKDNEGEVSTILHDEFKVGDDINLTAPVGAFRLHEESKPQLFLGSGIGVTPLVSMFEESVEGDSPSVQFIQNTRDISDVPFAERLANFAAEYDNAEYTLHDREADGYITKEDLEPYVTDDTQIYICGGISFLKSIVNELYELGVDKSRIHFETFIPRLSVEV
- a CDS encoding immunoglobulin-like domain-containing protein; translation: MHKLLQSLSALGVSATLVTPNLNAEATDNSVPELKGVEDAIIQKGENYNLLNGVSAFDKEDGDLTDQIKVKGNIDTNKIGKYKVEYQVIDSNGAKEISERYIEVK
- the qoxA gene encoding cytochrome aa3 quinol oxidase subunit II yields the protein MSKIKSLLLLFGSLILLSGCQNMEVLNPKGPMASSLKWLIIYSIIFMLVIVGVVFVLFAVFSYKYRYSNTTESGKIHHSTLLETIWFIVPFIILFALAIPTVKTLYDYEKPPASDKDPVVVYATSAGFKWFFAYPEQKIETVNHLTIPKDRPVVFKLQSMDTMTSFWIPQLGGQKYAMTAMTMQWTLEGDKEGTYRGRNSNFNGEGFARQTFPVHVVNNSEFNKWVDKAKKKEVLKQDTFDKQLLPTTKNQELTFSGTHMAFVDPAADPEYIFYAYKRFHYTPKDPNFYDEKEGVLSKPDAKYPARKPHVTNVMYTRHGMKEMILPNNKPYDNEFKKEESHNMDEMEKAHKDAKDKKASELEKKNDGGEH